CGCACGCGTTCGCTGATCGAGGCGAGCATCACGTTCATGATGCCGATGCCGCCCACGATCAGCCCGATGGCGGCGACGCCGCCGAGCGAGTAGATGTAGCTGTTGCGCGTCTCCTCGAACCGCTGGAGGAGGTCCTCGCGGGTCTCGAGCCGGACGTCCTGCACGCCGCGATGGGTGTGCATCAGGACGTTGGTGACCTGCTCGAGCGCGACGGGCATGTCGGCCACGTCGCCGAGCTGGATGGCGATCGTGTCGACGTTTTCGTCGATGCGGAAGAGGGTCTGGGCGGTGGTAAGCGGGACGAAGATCGACTGGTTCTTCGTGTTGAACCGGCCGCCGCCCATGCTGAAGCGATAGTCGGGCAGCACGCCGATCACGGTGAACGGCTGGCCGTTGATGGTGATGACGCGGCCGACCGGATCGAGCCCGCGGGGGATGAGCTGGTCGGCGACGCGGGCGCCGAGCACGACAACCTGGTTCTGGTTCGCGAGGTCCAGGTCGCCGATGAGGCGGCCCTGCGCCGCCTCGAAACGATCCATGGCGAACGTCGCCGGGAGCACGCCCCGGATGTTCTGCCACAGGGCGCGGCCCTGGAAATAGAGCCGCGTGCCGCGGATGTTCACCTCGGCGGTGACGCGCCGCGCCAGCGGCACGGCCTCGAGGATGGCGTCGACGTCACGCAACGTGCGGCCCGGCGAAAGCGGGGCGATCTCGCGCTGGCTTTCCGGCGGCGCGGCGGCGTTGACGGTGATCCGTTCGATGCCGCCGGTCTCATAGATCATCGTTTCCCAGCCGCGCAGCAGGCCCTTGACCACGCCGAGCATGCCGACGAGCGCGGCGGCGCCCAGAACGATGCCGAACAAGGTGAGAAAGGAGCGGAGCTTGTGGGCGAGAACCTCGCGGACGCCGCTTGCGACGCCCATGAACAACATACGCATGGCGGGATCAGCTGCCGCCGCGGCGGGCGTTGGCTTTTCGCGTCGGGGTGCCGGCGGTGGTGGCGCCCCCCGGACCGACCGCGGGAATCTCGCCGTCAAAATCGAGCGGCCGGGTCAGAGCGACCTCGTCGTCGAGCGCCAGGCCGTCGAGCACCTGGACGCGCCGGAGGTCGGCGATCCCGATGTCGACCGGACGGGCGGTGAACCCGGTCGGCGTGCGCACGAACACATAGCGCACGGATTCGGCGGTCGTGAACACGGCGGAGAGTGGAATCGAGGGCGTGCCGTCGACGCGGGAGAGCGTGAACGTCACGGTCGCGGACATGCCCGGGCGGAGCCGTGGGTCGACTGTGTCGAGGACGACGTCGACGGGGAACACGCGCGTGCGGTCGATGGGGCTCTCGGTGGCGCTGGTGGCGATGCGCCGCACCGTGCCGCTGAGCATCAGGTTGCGGAGCGGATCGATGCGGACATTGGCGGGGGCGCCGACCTTGAGGCGGGCGACGTCGATCTCATTCACGTTGGTGCGGACCATGAGCGAGGTGAGATCGGCCACCTCGCCCAGGATGGAGCCGCCGTTCTGGGCGCCGACACCGGTGATGACCTGACCCTCGGTGAGGTCGCGCAGGAGCAGGGTGCCCTCGTGGGGCGCGCGAATCACAGTCTTGGTGAGCTTGTCGCGCAGGTTGGCCGCGCGCGCGTCGTAGATGGCGGAGTCGTTCTCCGCGAGCGAGAGGGCGGTGCGGCTGTCGTCGAAGTCCTTGGTCGTGACGAGGCCCTGCTTCCGCAGTTCGCTGGTCCGGGTGAAGTCGCTGCGTGCCTTCTGGGCCCGCAGCCGGCCCGCCTCAATGTTGCGCTCGGCCTCCTGGAGCTGCGTCACGATGTCCTGCTGGTCGAGCTTGAGCAGTTCCTCGTTGCGCGCGACGCGCTGGCCGTCGACGCCGGGGATCTTGACGATCCGGCCGTTGATCTCGGACCGCAGTTCCGTCGAAAACACGGCACGGACACGCCCGACGGTGACGATTTCCTCGGCGATGGTGGCGGATTTCACGCGGGCGGTGGGGATGCGCTCGGCGCGTTTGTTGCCGAAAAGCCCCGGGCTGATCTGGCGCCACACGACGCGGCCGCCCCAGCCGAGGCCGGCGAGAAGGGCGAGAACGAGGATGGCCCGAGACGCAAAACGAACCGGGGAAGGAAGCTTGGACCGCTGACCCATGCCCGATAAGACGACGCGGAACGTCATTGGAAACGACGAATTTATATGCGGCTTGCGGGACGAACGGGCGCGCTTGCAGAAGCACCGGGGCGCCGGCCGGATGCGAAAAGCAGGGATTTCCCCAGGGCCGGTTCCTTGACCGACGGGAGGGCCGGCTCACCCTGACCCTCCCACGTGCTTCCCATCACCCAACAACTGCGCCTCCGACGCGGGGTGCGGGACCGCGCCAGGTTCTGTTCCTCCCGCGCCAAACTTCATGGCGCAGGGCGGCCATGTGGAGTTCCTGCCGGGGGCGCCGGCACCACGGCTCAAGGTGTCGGCCGAGAACCTCCGCGCCTCCGGGCTCGAGGCCCGGGCGCAGCTCTTGCGACTGTCGGGGGAGCCATGAGGGTTCTGTCGCAGATGTCGCTGCGCCAGAAGCTGACCTGGCTGGCGATGACCTGCAGCGGGGTGGCGTTGCTCGCCACGGCGGTGGCGCTCGGTGCCTACGAGTGGGTGTCGTATGGGCGGATGCAGCACGCGCACCTGACGACGCTTACCACGATCACCGCGCGGAATAGCGTGGCGGCGGTGGCGTTTGAGAATCGCGAGGATGCCACGCGGCTCCTGGCGGCGCTGGAAAGCGAGCCGACTGTCCTGGCGGCGGGGTTGTACGATCAACGCGGCCGGCAACTGGCCCAGTTTGTGGCGCGGGATGCGACGGGGTACGCGCCGCCCGCCTTGGCGCCGGCGGTGGGGACGACGATCGCCGGCGGCGTCCTGCGCATCACGGTCCCGGTGGCGGACACAACCCGCTTCGGCACGCTGACCGTCGCGGCAGACCGGCGATCCGTGCAGTTGCGGCTCGCCGTCTATGCGCTGGTGCTGTGCCTGACCACGGGGTTCTCGGGGCTGCTCGCCTACCTGCTGGTGGGCTGGCTCAACGACCGGATCGTCGCCCCGGTGCACGCGCTCCTGCAGGCGGCGGCGCGGGTGCGGACGAAGGCGGACTACAGCGTGCGGGTCCGCAAAGAGGCCGATGATGAGGTCGGCGAACTGGCCGAAGCCTTCAATGCGATGCTGGCCCGGATCGAGGAAAACGAGGCTGACCTGGCCCGCAGCGCCGAGCGGCTGCGGCTGGCGGTGGAGTCGGCCCAGATCGGCACCTGGGACTGGGACCTGGCAACGGGGGCGGTGGTGTGGAATGAGCGGAGCTACGAGCTCTTCGGTCTGCCGGAAGGAACGCCGGTTACGACCGACGTGTTCCAACGGTGCGTGCATCCGGGGGACCGCGAGCCACTGGTGGACGCGTTGCGCACGGCGCGGCAGACCGGGGGCGAGTTCGCGGCGGACTTTCGCATTCTGCAAAACGGCCAGCCGAACCGGGTGCGGTATCTGCTCGTTCGGGGCCGGTTCATTCGCGGCCCGGGCGGGGTGGTTCAGCGCGGCGTGGGTTTCACGCTGGATGTCACCGAGCGGCGGACGGCGCGCGCGCAACTGGAGGCGCGGGTGCGGCAGCGGACGAAGGAGCTGCAATTGGCGAACCAGGAGCTGGAAAGCTTCTCGTATTCGGTCTCCCATGACTTGAAGGCGCCGGTGCGGGCGATCCAGGGCTTCGCGGAGATTGCGCTGGAGGAACTCGAGGCGCCGGATCTGCCGGCGGCGCGGGAGCGGATTGGCCGGGTGCTGAAAGCCTCGGAGCGGATGAACCGCCTGATTGACGCGTTCATCAGCATGGCGCGGATTTCGCGCGCGGAGCTGAAGGTGGCGCCGGTTAATCTCAGCGCCATCGCAGAGGAGACGGTGGCGGTCCTGCGGCAGACGGATCCGGGGCGCCATGCCGAGATGACCATCGCCC
This genomic window from Opitutus sp. ER46 contains:
- a CDS encoding ABC transporter permease → MRMLFMGVASGVREVLAHKLRSFLTLFGIVLGAAALVGMLGVVKGLLRGWETMIYETGGIERITVNAAAPPESQREIAPLSPGRTLRDVDAILEAVPLARRVTAEVNIRGTRLYFQGRALWQNIRGVLPATFAMDRFEAAQGRLIGDLDLANQNQVVVLGARVADQLIPRGLDPVGRVITINGQPFTVIGVLPDYRFSMGGGRFNTKNQSIFVPLTTAQTLFRIDENVDTIAIQLGDVADMPVALEQVTNVLMHTHRGVQDVRLETREDLLQRFEETRNSYIYSLGGVAAIGLIVGGIGIMNVMLASISERVREIGVRRALGAKRGDIVSQILAESLTIAVAGGVFGIVASIGLILILQHVVVDANRPELSPAALAIGVAFSGLVGVLAGLYPAYRASQLSPVEALRTD
- a CDS encoding efflux RND transporter periplasmic adaptor subunit: MGQRSKLPSPVRFASRAILVLALLAGLGWGGRVVWRQISPGLFGNKRAERIPTARVKSATIAEEIVTVGRVRAVFSTELRSEINGRIVKIPGVDGQRVARNEELLKLDQQDIVTQLQEAERNIEAGRLRAQKARSDFTRTSELRKQGLVTTKDFDDSRTALSLAENDSAIYDARAANLRDKLTKTVIRAPHEGTLLLRDLTEGQVITGVGAQNGGSILGEVADLTSLMVRTNVNEIDVARLKVGAPANVRIDPLRNLMLSGTVRRIATSATESPIDRTRVFPVDVVLDTVDPRLRPGMSATVTFTLSRVDGTPSIPLSAVFTTAESVRYVFVRTPTGFTARPVDIGIADLRRVQVLDGLALDDEVALTRPLDFDGEIPAVGPGGATTAGTPTRKANARRGGS
- a CDS encoding ATP-binding protein; the encoded protein is MRVLSQMSLRQKLTWLAMTCSGVALLATAVALGAYEWVSYGRMQHAHLTTLTTITARNSVAAVAFENREDATRLLAALESEPTVLAAGLYDQRGRQLAQFVARDATGYAPPALAPAVGTTIAGGVLRITVPVADTTRFGTLTVAADRRSVQLRLAVYALVLCLTTGFSGLLAYLLVGWLNDRIVAPVHALLQAAARVRTKADYSVRVRKEADDEVGELAEAFNAMLARIEENEADLARSAERLRLAVESAQIGTWDWDLATGAVVWNERSYELFGLPEGTPVTTDVFQRCVHPGDREPLVDALRTARQTGGEFAADFRILQNGQPNRVRYLLVRGRFIRGPGGVVQRGVGFTLDVTERRTARAQLEARVRQRTKELQLANQELESFSYSVSHDLKAPVRAIQGFAEIALEELEAPDLPAARERIGRVLKASERMNRLIDAFISMARISRAELKVAPVNLSAIAEETVAVLRQTDPGRHAEMTIAPNLMAVGDERLLRIALDNLLGNAWKFSARKDPARIEFGEQVSAAGEAVYYIRDNGAGFDATLAPKLFHAFERLHTDSQFEGLGVGLNTVQRVIEKHAGRIWADAVEGGGATFYFTLGLAAVVRPVEPASMVS